GAAAGGAACTTCGCATTCCTGTCCGCAATCAGCGCAAACAGCCTTGTGCATTTCTCTTGGTCCGAAGCTATTTCTTCTTCCGCCAGATCTGTCATCAAATCCCATTTATATTCACCCTTGTGTTTCTTAGTTATACGAATGAACGCTTAGAAACAGTATCATTTGTATACTAAAAATAAAAAACAGGGCTCCAGTATATAAACTTAACTATTTTTGGGAGTAAACGCGCGATT
This DNA window, taken from Candidatus Woesearchaeota archaeon, encodes the following:
- a CDS encoding DNA-directed RNA polymerase is translated as MGFDDRSGGRRNSFGPREMHKAVCADCGQECEVPF